Proteins encoded together in one Bacteroides ovatus window:
- a CDS encoding PLP-dependent transferase produces MKKQTQAIHTQFQRRDAYNSLSMPVYHTAAYEFDNADDMADAFCGRTDAPDYSRVMNPTVTFFENKVKELTGAAEVIALNSGMAAISNTLFSIAAAGKNIVTSRHLFGNTYSFIAGTLSRFGVEPRLCDLTDIGAVEKVVDSNTCCIYVEIITNPQMEVADLQALSRIVHERGIPLIVDTTLIPFTEFDSHSLGVDIEVVSSTKYLSGGATSIGGLVIDYGTCPGFGKRMRTEMLLNLGAYMTPHVAYMHTIGLETLDARYRIQSANAAMLAGKLRILSAVKRVNYVGLKDNSYYALAQRQFGPTAGAMITIDLESKEACFAFINRLKLIRRATNLFDNKTLAIHPASTIFGPFTDKQRQDMDVLDTTIRFSIGLEDVDDLFDDVRQALNNKKD; encoded by the coding sequence ATGAAAAAACAGACCCAAGCGATTCATACGCAGTTCCAAAGAAGAGATGCTTACAATTCTCTCAGTATGCCGGTTTACCATACAGCGGCTTATGAATTTGACAATGCTGATGACATGGCTGATGCTTTTTGCGGGCGGACAGATGCTCCGGATTACTCCAGAGTGATGAATCCCACAGTGACTTTTTTTGAGAATAAGGTGAAGGAACTTACGGGGGCAGCAGAAGTCATAGCCCTCAATTCCGGTATGGCGGCTATTAGTAATACATTATTTTCAATTGCAGCTGCAGGAAAGAATATAGTTACATCGCGTCATTTGTTTGGTAATACTTATTCGTTTATTGCTGGTACATTGTCCCGCTTCGGGGTGGAACCTAGATTGTGTGATTTGACAGACATTGGAGCAGTAGAGAAAGTAGTAGACAGTAATACCTGCTGCATTTATGTGGAGATTATCACCAATCCGCAGATGGAAGTGGCGGATTTACAGGCGCTCTCACGGATAGTTCATGAAAGGGGAATTCCTCTCATCGTTGATACTACGCTTATTCCTTTCACAGAATTCGATTCACATAGCTTAGGCGTAGATATTGAAGTGGTTTCCAGTACCAAATATTTATCAGGGGGAGCCACTTCCATTGGTGGTTTAGTAATTGATTATGGTACATGTCCGGGATTCGGTAAACGTATGCGTACAGAGATGTTACTCAATCTGGGAGCTTATATGACTCCTCATGTGGCCTATATGCATACTATCGGATTGGAAACATTGGACGCGCGATATCGGATACAGTCTGCCAATGCCGCTATGTTGGCTGGTAAGCTTCGCATATTATCTGCTGTCAAACGTGTGAATTATGTGGGGCTGAAGGATAATTCATACTACGCTTTGGCACAAAGACAGTTTGGTCCGACTGCCGGTGCTATGATTACGATAGACCTGGAAAGTAAAGAGGCATGCTTTGCTTTCATCAACCGACTGAAATTGATACGTCGCGCTACTAACTTGTTTGACAATAAGACGCTTGCTATTCATCCTGCAAGTACTATTTTTGGACCGTTTACTGATAAACAGCGACAGGACATGGATGTGTTGGATACGACTATCCGTTTCTCAATTGGTTTGGAGGATGTGGATGATCTGTTTGACGATGTCAGACAGGCTTTGAATAATAAAAAGGATTAG
- a CDS encoding N-acetyltransferase, protein METNYITLTKENIANEHICCAFSDKKCKDSYELKKEWLKKEFDNGYVFRRIDERAKVFIEYGPAEKAWVPVNAPNYLMINCFWVSGKYKGCGHGKALLQSAIDDAKLQGKDGLVTVVGTSKFHFMSDTKWLLRQGFQTIEKLPYGFSLLSLKLNPAAPDPSFNDCVLSGECPDKDGIVVYYTHRCPFTEFHVRGSLVSAAKSKDIPLRIIELESMEQAQNAPTPATIFTLFYNGKFVTTDLSVCLEGRLSKALGCDSGE, encoded by the coding sequence ATGGAAACCAATTACATCACTTTGACAAAGGAGAATATTGCAAACGAACATATATGCTGTGCTTTCTCAGATAAGAAATGCAAGGATAGTTATGAACTCAAAAAAGAATGGCTGAAGAAAGAGTTCGATAACGGCTATGTGTTCAGACGTATTGATGAACGGGCAAAAGTGTTTATCGAATACGGTCCTGCTGAAAAAGCATGGGTTCCGGTGAATGCTCCCAATTATCTGATGATAAACTGTTTCTGGGTGTCAGGTAAATATAAAGGTTGCGGACATGGTAAGGCATTATTGCAGTCTGCCATTGATGATGCAAAATTGCAGGGGAAAGATGGGCTTGTCACAGTGGTGGGCACTTCTAAATTTCATTTTATGAGTGACACGAAATGGCTGTTGCGACAAGGTTTCCAAACAATAGAAAAACTCCCTTACGGATTCAGCCTTTTAAGTTTGAAACTAAACCCGGCTGCTCCTGATCCTTCTTTTAATGATTGCGTGTTGAGCGGTGAGTGTCCGGATAAGGATGGAATAGTCGTTTATTATACCCATCGCTGCCCGTTTACGGAGTTTCACGTTCGCGGTTCTTTGGTCAGTGCTGCTAAGAGCAAAGACATTCCATTGAGAATAATTGAATTGGAAAGTATGGAACAGGCGCAAAATGCACCTACTCCGGCTACCATATTTACTCTTTTTTATAATGGCAAGTTTGTAACGACTGACTTAAGTGTATGCCTTGAAGGGCGATTGAGCAAAGCATTGGGCTGTGATTCAGGAGAATAG
- a CDS encoding SusC/RagA family TonB-linked outer membrane protein, whose amino-acid sequence MGKRIHLFLLALAIGVIQGAAQVTTVRGIVTTEEDGEPVIGASVIVKGTSLGTVTDVNGRFELSGLPPSATRLLISYISLMAKEVAIAPQVSVTLKSDTHLLDEVVVTALGISREKKALGYTAQEVKQDALVQGKDNNLLNSLSGKIAGVRITNTQGDVGSSRIVIRGETSIAGENQPLFIVDGIPVDNSQLNARSSGRDFKNAIADLNPEDIKTLTVLKGPNAAALYGARAAHGAIVITTKGGDKRQKGIGITLHSSTQVSFVATLPEFQNLFGQGAGGRFSYVDGKGAGVNDGVDESWGPRLDIGLLIPQFDSPLDADGNRVATPWVSHPNNVRDYFRMGISTNNGISVARGDDKYQFRVGYNYEKQVSIVPDAGTNKTNISLNTDYHLAKWIVVGATANYIVYTAPSLPGSATPSGSNVRSNSPMLQFLWFGRQVDTNSLKADYTRNWNSSYYDNPFWSASYNTQSQERHRLIGDLHAEFRLTDGLNVRFRTSTDWYNDRRKSKVKWGSAGAGSPYGSYAEDAYTVKENNTEVLATYIKQLNKNWGIDALLGFNVRNKQYENNYQAAPRLAVADLYTLTNSRDPLTSSNDFYRLRQYGLYGSIQLDYRRWAFLNITGRNDWSSTLPVDNNSYFYPSVTASVLLSEAFGWRSKAVNYLKIRGGWSQVGADANPYQLATVFTSETAFNGNPLQSSSTIGMNPNLKPEKTSSIEAGFEAAFWDNRLCLDFTYYKTDSRNQILKLATTAASGYTSQVRNAGHIRNRGYEIQLGAVPIQTSKGFRWNLDLNYGANSSKVVKLDDEGLITSYRLYSSGIQILASVGEAYGTLFGTSYVRDANGNVVVDANGLPKISTTNKTLGKFTPDWTGGISNTFSYRSLSLSFLIDASVGGSIFSNTNKTGKYTGVLANTLSGRDAEHGGLWYYTAAMGNNVRLPESPSYSVSSDGLYYAQVNGQSTRVYQDGIMVEGVTESGSKNEEVVSAEKYYHRIYSIAEANVYDASYVKLREVALSYRLPRLWTQKLHLQEASVTLTGRNLWTIYKSVPNIDPESALTTGNAQGVEAYSLPTTRSFGVNLSVKF is encoded by the coding sequence ATGGGTAAAAGGATTCATTTATTTTTGCTTGCTCTTGCAATAGGAGTGATACAAGGGGCAGCACAGGTGACAACAGTGCGGGGCATCGTCACCACAGAAGAAGATGGGGAGCCGGTTATCGGTGCCTCAGTTATAGTGAAAGGAACTTCATTGGGTACCGTAACTGATGTCAACGGGAGATTTGAACTGAGTGGACTCCCGCCATCAGCCACCCGGCTGCTAATCTCTTACATTAGTCTGATGGCAAAAGAGGTAGCTATTGCACCACAGGTATCGGTAACACTGAAGAGTGATACGCATCTGCTGGATGAGGTAGTAGTAACGGCTTTGGGTATTTCACGCGAGAAAAAGGCATTGGGCTATACGGCACAGGAAGTAAAACAGGATGCTTTGGTGCAAGGGAAAGATAATAATCTGTTAAATTCGTTGAGTGGTAAGATAGCTGGTGTGCGTATTACCAATACACAAGGAGATGTTGGTTCCAGTCGCATCGTTATTCGTGGTGAAACTTCTATTGCAGGTGAGAATCAACCGCTTTTTATTGTGGATGGAATCCCAGTGGATAATTCGCAGCTTAATGCACGTTCCAGCGGACGTGATTTTAAAAATGCAATAGCAGACCTGAATCCGGAAGACATAAAAACACTTACTGTATTGAAAGGTCCGAATGCCGCTGCCCTTTATGGTGCGCGTGCTGCTCACGGTGCTATTGTCATCACTACTAAGGGAGGAGACAAAAGGCAGAAAGGGATAGGGATTACATTACATTCTTCCACGCAAGTCTCTTTTGTTGCTACCTTGCCGGAGTTTCAAAATCTTTTTGGACAAGGGGCAGGGGGACGGTTCAGTTATGTAGATGGCAAGGGTGCAGGTGTGAATGACGGGGTAGACGAAAGCTGGGGACCACGTCTTGATATTGGTTTGTTGATTCCTCAGTTCGATAGCCCATTGGACGCTGACGGTAATCGTGTGGCTACTCCCTGGGTATCCCATCCCAACAATGTACGCGATTATTTTCGCATGGGTATTTCTACAAACAACGGTATTTCTGTTGCCCGTGGAGACGACAAATACCAGTTCCGTGTAGGATATAACTACGAAAAACAAGTCAGTATCGTTCCTGATGCTGGAACTAATAAGACGAATATCAGCCTAAATACGGATTACCATCTGGCAAAATGGATTGTGGTGGGAGCTACAGCCAATTACATCGTTTATACAGCTCCCAGTTTGCCGGGGTCAGCTACCCCCTCGGGCAGTAACGTACGTTCTAACAGTCCTATGCTTCAGTTCTTGTGGTTCGGACGTCAAGTGGATACGAACTCATTGAAGGCGGACTATACTCGCAACTGGAATTCAAGCTATTACGACAATCCTTTTTGGAGTGCTTCTTATAATACACAGAGTCAGGAACGTCATCGTCTGATAGGTGATCTGCATGCCGAATTCCGTCTGACAGATGGGTTGAATGTGCGTTTTCGTACTAGTACCGACTGGTATAATGACCGGAGGAAATCCAAAGTAAAATGGGGGAGTGCAGGTGCCGGTTCGCCTTACGGCAGTTATGCTGAAGATGCCTATACGGTGAAAGAGAATAACACAGAAGTATTGGCGACTTATATCAAACAGTTGAATAAAAATTGGGGAATTGACGCTCTTCTGGGTTTTAATGTACGTAACAAACAATATGAGAATAATTATCAGGCTGCTCCCCGTTTGGCGGTTGCTGATCTTTATACATTGACTAACTCGCGTGATCCGCTCACTTCGTCCAATGATTTCTACCGTTTACGGCAATATGGCCTTTACGGTTCCATACAACTGGATTACCGTCGTTGGGCTTTCTTGAATATAACAGGACGGAACGATTGGTCGTCTACACTACCTGTGGACAACAATTCTTATTTCTATCCTTCGGTGACGGCTAGTGTGTTGCTTTCTGAAGCTTTCGGGTGGAGAAGTAAAGCTGTTAACTACCTAAAAATACGTGGAGGATGGTCTCAAGTGGGAGCAGATGCCAATCCTTATCAATTGGCAACGGTCTTTACTTCAGAAACAGCTTTCAATGGGAATCCACTTCAAAGTTCTTCTACCATTGGTATGAATCCGAATCTAAAACCGGAGAAGACGTCATCTATAGAAGCTGGTTTCGAGGCGGCTTTTTGGGACAATCGCCTATGCTTGGATTTCACTTACTATAAGACCGATAGTCGTAATCAAATATTGAAACTAGCTACTACTGCTGCCAGTGGGTACACGTCGCAGGTGCGTAATGCCGGACATATCCGTAATCGTGGCTATGAAATACAATTGGGCGCTGTTCCTATACAAACATCGAAAGGGTTTCGTTGGAATCTGGATTTGAATTATGGTGCCAACAGCAGCAAGGTTGTCAAATTGGATGATGAAGGTTTGATTACGAGTTACCGGCTCTACTCGTCTGGTATTCAGATACTGGCTTCAGTGGGCGAAGCTTATGGAACCCTGTTCGGCACTTCATACGTGCGTGATGCTAATGGAAACGTTGTGGTGGATGCTAACGGTCTGCCTAAGATTTCGACCACTAATAAAACGTTGGGGAAGTTTACGCCCGACTGGACAGGCGGTATCAGTAACACTTTCAGTTATCGTTCGTTAAGTCTTTCTTTTCTGATAGATGCAAGTGTAGGTGGTTCTATTTTTTCCAACACTAATAAAACTGGAAAATATACCGGTGTATTAGCTAACACATTATCGGGCCGGGATGCCGAGCACGGTGGCTTGTGGTATTATACTGCCGCCATGGGTAACAATGTACGATTACCAGAATCTCCTTCTTATTCCGTATCCTCTGATGGACTTTACTATGCCCAGGTCAATGGGCAATCCACCCGTGTGTATCAGGATGGCATTATGGTAGAAGGAGTGACGGAAAGTGGTTCTAAGAACGAAGAGGTTGTATCTGCCGAGAAATACTACCATCGTATTTACAGTATTGCTGAAGCTAATGTATATGATGCTTCTTACGTGAAACTGCGAGAAGTCGCTTTGAGTTACCGTCTACCTCGCTTGTGGACGCAGAAACTGCATTTGCAAGAAGCTTCCGTTACACTGACGGGACGTAACTTGTGGACTATTTATAAGAGTGTCCCTAATATAGATCCGGAATCGGCTTTGACTACTGGAAACGCACAAGGAGTAGAAGCCTATTCATTGCCTACAACACGTTCCTTTGGTGTGAACCTTTCCGTGAAATTCTAA
- a CDS encoding endonuclease MutS2, with the protein MIYPQNFEQKIGFDQIRQLLKDKCLSTLGEERVTDMNFSEQHEEVEEKLNQVTEFVRIIQEEDGFPDQFFFDVRPSLKRVRIEGMYLDEQELFDLRRSLETIRDIVRFLHRNEDEEGNNTPYPSLQRLAGDIAVFPQLIGKIDGILNKYGKIKDNASTELARIRRELASTMGNISRSLNSILRSAQSEGYVDKDVAPTMRDGRLVIPVAPGLKRKIKGIVHDESASGKTVFIEPAEVVEANNRIRELEGDERREIIRILTEFSNILRPSIPEILQSYEFLAEIDFIRAKSYFAIQTNSLKPTVENEQLLDWTMAVHPLLQLSLAKHGKKVVPLDIELDQKQRILIISGPNAGGKSVCLKTVGLLQYMLQCGMLIPLHERSHAGIFSSIFIDIGDEQSIEDDLSTYSSHLTNMKIMMKSCNERSLILIDEFGGGTEPQIGGAIAEAVLKRFNQKGTFGVITTHYQNLKHFAEDHEGVVNGAMLYDRHLMQALFQLQIGNPGSSFAVEIARKIGLPEDVIADASEIVGSEYINADKYLQDIVRDKRYWEGKRQTIRQREKHMEETIARYQTEMEELQKSRKEIIRQAKEEAERMLQESNARIENTIRTIKEAQAEKEKTRQARQELTDFRTSLDALASKEHEEKIAKKMEKLKEKQERKKNKKSEPKAAVSSPSSAPKIVPIAIGENVKIKGQTSVGQVMEISGKNATVAFGSIKTTVKIDRLERANHTPKTEGIAKSTFVSSQTHDQMYEKKLSFKQDIDVRGMRGDEALQAVTYFIDDAILVGMDRVRILHGTGTGILRTLIRQYLATVPGVSHYSDEHVQFGGAGITVVDFD; encoded by the coding sequence ATGATATACCCTCAAAACTTTGAGCAAAAGATAGGATTCGACCAGATAAGACAGTTACTAAAAGATAAGTGCCTCAGTACTTTAGGTGAAGAAAGAGTTACAGACATGAACTTTTCCGAGCAACATGAAGAGGTTGAGGAGAAATTAAACCAAGTAACAGAGTTTGTCCGCATCATCCAGGAAGAGGACGGATTTCCCGATCAATTTTTCTTTGATGTCCGTCCTTCGCTAAAACGTGTGCGAATAGAAGGAATGTATTTGGACGAACAAGAATTATTTGATCTACGCCGTTCATTAGAAACCATCCGTGACATTGTACGCTTTCTGCATCGGAATGAAGATGAAGAAGGAAACAATACCCCCTACCCCAGCCTGCAACGACTGGCAGGAGATATTGCCGTGTTCCCGCAACTGATAGGAAAAATAGACGGCATTCTTAACAAATATGGAAAAATCAAGGATAATGCCTCTACCGAATTAGCCCGCATACGTCGCGAACTTGCCAGTACGATGGGAAATATTTCCCGTTCATTAAACAGCATCCTGCGTAGTGCGCAGTCCGAAGGATACGTGGACAAAGATGTAGCTCCCACCATGCGTGACGGACGTCTGGTGATTCCAGTTGCCCCTGGACTCAAGCGAAAAATCAAAGGTATCGTACACGATGAATCTGCCAGCGGAAAAACTGTGTTTATAGAACCGGCGGAAGTGGTAGAAGCCAACAACCGCATCCGTGAACTCGAAGGTGATGAACGACGTGAGATCATTCGTATCCTTACCGAGTTCTCGAATATCCTTCGTCCATCTATTCCGGAAATTCTTCAATCATACGAATTTCTGGCAGAGATAGATTTTATCCGTGCGAAAAGTTACTTCGCCATACAGACCAATAGTCTGAAACCCACCGTAGAGAATGAGCAACTACTGGATTGGACAATGGCAGTGCATCCTTTATTACAACTTTCATTAGCCAAACATGGAAAGAAAGTCGTACCACTGGATATAGAGCTCGATCAAAAACAACGTATCCTTATTATATCCGGGCCGAATGCCGGAGGTAAGTCCGTCTGTTTGAAAACAGTCGGTTTGCTACAATATATGCTGCAATGCGGCATGCTGATTCCCTTGCACGAACGTAGTCATGCCGGTATATTCAGTAGCATCTTTATCGATATTGGTGATGAGCAATCTATTGAAGATGATTTGAGTACCTACTCTTCTCACTTGACCAATATGAAAATCATGATGAAGAGCTGTAACGAACGGAGCCTCATCCTGATTGACGAGTTCGGTGGAGGTACGGAGCCGCAAATCGGAGGTGCTATTGCCGAAGCTGTACTGAAACGTTTCAACCAGAAAGGAACATTCGGAGTCATCACTACCCACTACCAGAATCTGAAACATTTTGCCGAAGATCATGAAGGAGTAGTGAACGGAGCCATGCTTTACGACCGTCATCTCATGCAAGCACTTTTCCAATTACAAATCGGTAATCCGGGAAGTTCGTTCGCCGTAGAAATTGCACGAAAAATCGGACTACCGGAAGATGTCATCGCAGATGCTTCGGAAATCGTAGGAAGCGAATATATCAATGCAGACAAATACCTTCAGGACATTGTACGCGACAAGCGTTACTGGGAAGGGAAACGTCAAACCATCCGTCAACGGGAAAAGCACATGGAAGAAACCATTGCCCGTTACCAGACAGAGATGGAAGAATTGCAAAAATCCCGGAAAGAGATTATCCGGCAAGCAAAAGAAGAAGCGGAACGCATGCTTCAGGAATCCAATGCCCGCATTGAAAATACGATTCGTACAATAAAGGAAGCGCAAGCTGAAAAGGAAAAGACGCGCCAGGCACGTCAGGAACTGACAGACTTCCGTACTTCTCTGGATGCATTGGCATCTAAAGAGCATGAAGAGAAGATTGCAAAAAAAATGGAGAAACTAAAGGAAAAGCAAGAACGGAAGAAAAACAAGAAGAGTGAACCGAAAGCTGCAGTCTCTTCTCCATCAAGTGCCCCTAAAATAGTGCCGATTGCAATAGGAGAAAATGTAAAAATCAAAGGACAGACAAGCGTCGGCCAAGTGATGGAAATCAGTGGTAAAAATGCGACTGTTGCTTTTGGAAGCATAAAAACGACCGTAAAAATAGACCGTCTGGAACGTGCCAATCATACGCCCAAGACGGAAGGGATTGCAAAAAGCACTTTTGTCAGCAGCCAGACACACGATCAGATGTATGAAAAGAAGCTTAGCTTCAAACAGGACATTGATGTACGCGGAATGCGTGGGGATGAAGCCTTACAGGCAGTCACCTATTTTATTGATGACGCCATATTAGTCGGCATGGATCGTGTACGTATCCTTCACGGCACAGGAACGGGAATACTTCGTACACTTATCCGCCAATATCTGGCCACCGTACCGGGAGTCAGTCACTATTCCGACGAACATGTACAGTTTGGCGGTGCCGGAATCACAGTAGTCGATTTTGACTAA
- a CDS encoding response regulator transcription factor: MNTDITFIIADNQDITRMGMHGYISAIFSGCRMIDVTDKKELMLALVECNDSVVILDYTLFDINGIEEFLIIEKRFPRVRWILFSNELSEDFIRRMSIERNIGMILKENSGEEIHSALMCTAHGERFLCHQITNLLIIGSDKPEIHSVLTVTEIDILKLIAHGKSVKEIALERTSSIHTIITHKKNIFRKLGVNNVYEATKYTLRAGLIEMVEYYI, from the coding sequence ATGAACACTGACATTACATTTATCATAGCAGATAATCAGGATATAACCAGAATGGGAATGCATGGATATATTTCCGCTATATTCAGTGGATGTCGCATGATAGATGTGACAGACAAGAAAGAGCTCATGCTTGCATTGGTAGAATGTAATGACAGTGTCGTTATACTTGACTATACATTGTTTGACATCAATGGTATAGAGGAGTTTCTTATTATAGAAAAACGTTTTCCGAGAGTTCGTTGGATATTGTTTTCCAATGAATTGAGCGAAGACTTTATTCGTAGGATGAGTATAGAAAGGAATATTGGTATGATTTTGAAAGAGAACTCCGGTGAGGAAATTCATTCTGCATTGATGTGTACAGCACACGGGGAGCGATTTCTTTGTCATCAGATAACCAATTTATTGATAATCGGTTCCGACAAACCGGAAATTCATTCTGTTTTGACTGTTACAGAGATTGACATTCTTAAATTGATAGCACATGGGAAATCTGTGAAAGAAATAGCATTGGAAAGAACCTCAAGCATTCATACTATTATCACCCACAAAAAGAATATTTTCCGGAAGTTGGGTGTGAATAATGTATATGAAGCAACTAAGTATACTTTACGCGCCGGGCTGATTGAAATGGTAGAATATTATATATGA
- the rlmF gene encoding 23S rRNA (adenine(1618)-N(6))-methyltransferase RlmF, protein MAKKGELHIRNKHNGQYDFPLLMENYPPLKRFVSLNPLGIQTINFFNPQAVKALNKALLVTYYGIRYWDIPKQYLCPPIPGRADYIHYIADLIQPNGTTPDLPAGDANGQKSKCRCLDIGVGANCIYPIIGHTEYGWTFVGTDIDPVSIENARKIVTCNPVLAHKIDLRLQKDSKKIFDGIIMSDEYFDVTICNPPFHSSREEAEDGTLRKLSSLKGTKINKVQLNFGGSANELWCEGGEVRFLLNMISESQKYQKNCGWFTSLVSKEKNLEKLYTKLKSVNVSEYKVIRMQQGTKSSRILAWRFATNS, encoded by the coding sequence ATGGCAAAAAAAGGTGAGTTACATATAAGAAATAAGCACAATGGTCAGTATGATTTTCCATTGTTGATGGAAAATTATCCTCCATTAAAGAGATTCGTATCGCTCAATCCCCTCGGAATACAAACTATAAACTTTTTTAATCCGCAAGCGGTGAAGGCTTTGAACAAAGCATTATTGGTAACTTATTATGGCATCCGGTATTGGGACATACCGAAGCAATATTTGTGTCCGCCTATTCCCGGAAGGGCGGATTACATTCATTATATTGCCGATCTTATCCAGCCGAACGGAACAACACCGGATTTACCGGCAGGAGATGCTAATGGACAGAAGTCTAAATGTAGATGTCTGGATATTGGGGTAGGTGCAAATTGCATTTATCCGATCATAGGACACACTGAATATGGATGGACCTTCGTTGGTACTGATATTGATCCGGTTTCGATAGAAAATGCACGAAAGATAGTGACTTGCAACCCTGTGTTGGCTCATAAGATTGACTTGCGACTTCAGAAAGATAGTAAGAAGATTTTCGATGGAATTATTATGTCTGATGAGTATTTTGATGTGACAATATGCAATCCTCCGTTTCATAGTTCGCGTGAAGAGGCGGAAGACGGAACGTTACGCAAATTAAGCAGTCTGAAAGGTACGAAGATAAATAAAGTGCAGCTAAATTTCGGCGGGAGTGCGAATGAACTTTGGTGCGAGGGCGGAGAAGTTCGTTTCTTATTGAATATGATTTCCGAGAGCCAAAAATATCAGAAGAACTGCGGATGGTTTACGAGTTTGGTTTCTAAAGAAAAAAATCTGGAAAAGTTATATACCAAATTAAAATCGGTGAATGTGTCCGAATATAAAGTTATTCGAATGCAGCAGGGAACTAAAAGTAGCAGGATATTAGCTTGGCGATTTGCTACCAACTCATAA
- a CDS encoding SusD/RagB family nutrient-binding outer membrane lipoprotein yields MKRRIYFLYIIWVQVVAISLSSCDDELTDINRNPNATENPQPAYLLAAAQYHAANLYWGSSTNYNSTLLWVQHWAKIQYTEPDCYNVDNGSFTTTWDTGYATLITDLNAIISSELGNDNYRGIATVWRSWVYLLLTNLYGNIPYSEYAQSVTPAYDSQETVLRGLLEELIAADQLLSTTGGTVEGDLIYGNDITRWKQLAHSLRLRIALELADRDEDTARRVIASLWDNRNSVIDSNDAIARFVFTSSPQWNPWASAFNSRDDQRVSKTLIDKLNEWNDPRIGILAQLPQDEGVKNYVGAANSLSADAANNQGFNKVSRPGTYFLKDSSPAVFYTYAEVLFIFAESAARGWITADAETLYREAITASLNQFGIIDNRIIDSYLQQEAIRFDAAHWYESIGWQKWIAYYGQGPDAFTDWRRLGYPQLIPGPDSVLGSGELPRRFFYPVTEQSLNGKQYQIAISHQGADEITTRLWFDVANKER; encoded by the coding sequence ATGAAAAGAAGAATATATTTTTTATATATAATATGGGTACAAGTGGTTGCCATTTCTCTATCATCGTGTGATGATGAATTGACTGATATCAACCGCAACCCCAATGCCACTGAAAATCCACAGCCGGCTTATTTACTTGCCGCTGCACAGTATCATGCCGCCAATCTTTATTGGGGAAGTAGTACGAACTATAATTCTACTCTGTTGTGGGTGCAACATTGGGCTAAAATACAATATACAGAGCCAGATTGCTATAATGTGGATAATGGCAGCTTTACCACTACGTGGGACACCGGCTATGCAACGCTAATAACTGACTTGAATGCTATTATCAGTTCGGAACTCGGAAATGATAATTATCGAGGGATAGCTACAGTGTGGCGTTCGTGGGTTTACCTGTTGCTGACCAATCTGTATGGAAATATACCATACAGTGAATATGCACAAAGTGTAACACCCGCTTATGATTCACAAGAGACTGTTTTGCGCGGGCTTTTGGAGGAGTTGATCGCTGCTGACCAGTTGCTTTCTACCACAGGAGGAACGGTAGAAGGGGATTTGATTTACGGAAATGATATTACCCGCTGGAAACAATTGGCCCACTCCCTACGGCTACGTATCGCCCTTGAATTAGCTGACCGGGATGAGGATACAGCGCGTCGGGTTATTGCTTCCCTTTGGGATAATCGTAACAGTGTAATAGATAGCAATGATGCTATAGCCCGTTTTGTTTTTACTTCTTCACCACAATGGAATCCATGGGCATCTGCTTTCAATTCACGTGATGATCAGCGGGTATCAAAAACGTTGATTGATAAACTGAATGAATGGAATGATCCGAGAATTGGAATTTTAGCCCAGCTACCTCAAGACGAAGGTGTGAAAAACTATGTAGGAGCTGCCAATTCCTTATCTGCTGATGCCGCTAATAATCAGGGATTTAATAAAGTTTCCCGTCCCGGTACTTATTTTTTGAAAGATAGCTCTCCGGCTGTATTTTATACGTATGCCGAGGTCTTGTTTATCTTTGCAGAATCCGCTGCACGCGGCTGGATAACGGCTGATGCGGAAACGCTCTACCGCGAAGCTATTACTGCTTCATTGAATCAGTTTGGCATTATAGACAATCGTATAATCGATTCTTATTTACAGCAGGAGGCGATTCGGTTCGACGCCGCACATTGGTATGAATCTATCGGCTGGCAGAAGTGGATCGCTTATTATGGACAGGGACCCGATGCTTTCACTGACTGGCGCAGGCTCGGTTATCCCCAGCTTATCCCTGGTCCCGATTCCGTTTTGGGTTCCGGAGAGTTACCTCGTCGCTTTTTTTATCCCGTAACGGAACAATCACTGAATGGTAAGCAGTATCAGATTGCCATATCCCATCAGGGAGCAGATGAGATTACTACCCGTTTGTGGTTTGATGTAGCTAATAAAGAACGATGA